The following coding sequences are from one Manduca sexta isolate Smith_Timp_Sample1 chromosome 7, JHU_Msex_v1.0, whole genome shotgun sequence window:
- the LOC115441397 gene encoding AT-rich interactive domain-containing protein 2 isoform X5: protein MAKSQINTKSKNYLKDRDVFLKELKQFNESKNIPIRPPVVNGIEIDLYHFYTLVQQRGGIWKVNLNDTWETFLKPLKLPHPCINGSTLLRRIYTTYLEKYERAKGPPGRDDDNDLDEDPRRGRGGGMPRITFGASGEALRSGNRAAAPYERLALSLLSPMPNEQDFAVNVCTVLAADDSNRLPLGTTPHILDFLLAHAGVYNHSSLRDTIGRSYAEARGCFPDEFWQKRAGGGGARELADETKFMQPGVEQPDLVVQALAAQHSLADCLAGNDDDDRSLSDKLVEEEVLEDWVTEPSEENQLFAPEFPGGASCVFTQRVIQIASIVRSLSFHEENVQYLAKNTTLIRFLLLCANCWVGSLRQSGLDTLGNVAAELIIKEPATCLISRHVLSTVQAALVCADRARVLAALELLNKLAQNEANEDALLKALEAKVYADVCALLTMRDIMVVVCTLECVYALTSLGDRASEAVARVPGLVNTLVALVTVEAQSYGPRACILMRVVETVSGPQPEREQEQKPTHPHLQSQTPVKQPPEQVQTMTSVPPVTTTSATVTTPAPVTTLQQSHMQQRTVQENEHFAQAWLRSSYEPLPPADNSACDAAELYRQYLACCSKLQRKGVIAPAHFPRLVRTVFGGTVGPNTITTPAGESQQVYIGIRSRNIQNRTPPPAGPSSPILKAQLTNKPSVEVKPPVSQAQSVHQASSAPAHPQLSQALEAGSGGGAGVGGVPGVSGAAGGNNTSLIKHLLAHKVSPAPHAQVAQRQQNQHRGPAPPSTVVVPSNQQQAMDVDPETLIKCTTITPGGVASSTPAVPEKATNPTEEVIVPKEDPVQIQMDEQAQLTIKTAQNKMLADLLEKKSNPPVQVVQMAQQINAPTIQITETGQIVQVKTDATPIIQISDSGLVTQGNQYFQIKNEQGQLIQIKNEQGQIIQLKSDQLPPQLIQFKNEQGQLVQMKNEGPLLPALVPTKNEKDQMVDTVVTDHSYTEPPAKKVKVEDKRELFQCLSPQEAVSKTAANLYAALAASAVQDEEDLMPPKQDSVEAIQPSVLMAGPGDNASVILPESILQVQQAGIQVQQPTLQVQQPTLQVQQPTLQVQASAIQVQQPLQVQQPMLQVQPMDVQNIIASQSGQLILQEKTIATQPTQYVQQPMQIIATPSTSQGLSYIAQNLPGNMMQKTIIIVQGPTGGGPLTLTVNNPGGLDEATLNSLIAQATEAITQQQIIQNTGVIQSAQRVIVSQPALVSTSQPIAVVKTAIAQNTPQITPSQQPIITTQPQPHKAQLVNQPQAQQIVVQKQPPTLISTSSSNQLMQSTPQLIQSTPQLIQGNQQILQSNQQLLQTTPPLLQSNQPLLQGNQQLLQANQQLIQGSQQLIQGSQQIIAVSNNQQIIMNAPLKQNVHRVVQPPRSQTPVAASTVSQASVAQSEPKNTVIQSIAKTQPVLRQVITRQPVMVGNTKIGDKELVVTQPTAGPEKPPTPKPPKPTVTPPPQMSQTPTPTPAQAPAHDDTPWICHWRGCGKSFNNASEVWSHCARRHAPGGAGGEAPCLWLDCDRVPRRTFALLNHLSDKHCTPQALKAIHNSRRRAAPDTEGNKPVSLGYPPNAALAALNKHAADMFNPRELMHRAEKSRTPEQLDENEGPVTKSIRLTAALILRNMVIYSNTGRRQLRSHEAHLSTIALSSVEASRTIAQVLYDMDHI, encoded by the exons gtGAACCTAAATGACACTTGGGAGACATTTTTAAAACCACTGAAACTTCCGCATCCTTGCATCAATGGTTCTACGTTATTGAGAAGGATATATACAACCTATTTGGAGAA atatgaaCGTGCGAAAGGGCCGCCAGGCAGAGATGACGACAATGACCTCGACGAGGACCCGAGGCGCGGGCGTGGCGGTGGAATGCCCAGAATTACCTTTGGTG cATCAGGCGAAGCGCTACGTTCGGGTAATCGTGCAGCAGCGCCATACGAAAGATTGGCTCTTTCACTGCTCTCTCCGATGCCCAACGAACAAGACTTTGCGGTTAATGTGTGTACAGTGCTCGCTGCTGACGATTCCAACAGGCTGCCTCTTGGCACCACACCGCATATATTGGACTTTTTGCTAGCTCATGCTGGTGTTTATAATCACT CAAGTCTACGTGACACGATAGGCCGTTCTTACGCCGAAGCTCGCGGTTGCTTCCCCGATGAGTTCTGGCAGAAGCGTGCAGGAGGAGGTGGTGCTAGGGAACTGGCAGACGAGACCAAATTCATGCAGCCAGGAGTGGAGCAGCCCGACTTGGTGGTACAGGCGCTTGCTGCTCAGCACTCGTTGGCCGACTGTCTCGCAGGAAATGATGACGATGATCGGTCACTTAGTGATAAACTTGTTGAAGAG gaGGTGTTAGAAGATTGGGTGACGGAACCATCTGAGGAAAACCAGCTGTTTGCTCCAGAATTTCCCGGTGGAGCCTCGTGCGTGTTCACTCAGAGGGTCATACAGATCGCGTCTATAGTCAGGTCACTCTCCTTCCACGAGGAGAATGTGCAGTATCTTGCCAAGAACACGACACTTATTAG gtTTTTGCTCCTCTGTGCAAATTGTTGGGTTGGCTCACTACGGCAGTCTGGATTGGATACACTTGGGAATGTAGCTGCAGAGCTTATTATAAAG GAGCCGGCGACGTGCCTGATCTCGCGGCACGTGCTGTCGACGGTGCAGGCGGCGCTGGTGTGCGCGGACCGCGCGCGCGTGCTGGCGGCGCTGGAGCTGCTCAACAAGCTCGCGCAGAACGAGGCCAACGAGGACGCGCTGCTCAAGGCGCTGGAGGCCAAG GTGTACGCGGACGTGTGCGCGCTGCTGACAATGCGCGACATCATGGTGGTGGTGTGCACGCTGGAGTGCGTGTACGCGCTGACGTCGCTGGGCGACCGCGCGAGCGAGGCGGTGGCGCGCGTGCCCGGCCTCGTCAACACGCTCGTCGCGCTCGTCACCGTCGAG GCTCAGAGCTACGGGCCCCGCGCGTGCATACTGATGCGTGTAGTGGAGACGGTCAGCGGGCCGCAGCCCGAGCGAGAGCAGGAGCAGAAACCGACGCACCCTCATCTACAG AGCCAGACGCCAGTGAAGCAGCCGCCGGAGCAGGTGCAGACGATGACGTCGGTGCCGCCCGTCACCACCACCAGCGCCACCGTCACCACGCCCGCGCCCGTCACCACGCTGCAACAGTCGCACATGCAACAGAGGACTGTGCAG GAGAACGAGCACTTTGCGCAAGCGTGGCTGCGGTCGAGCTACGAGCCGCTGCCGCCGGCCGACAACAGCGCGTGCGACGCCGCCGAGCTGTACCGCCAGTACCTCGCCTGCTGCTCCAAGCTGCAGAGGAAGGGCGTCATTGCGCCCGCGCACTTCCCGAGACTCGTCAG GACGGTATTTGGCGGTACAGTCGGCCCGAATACAATCACTACGCCGGCGGGAGAGAGTCAACAGGTGTATATCGGGATCAGATCGAGAAATATACAGAATAGAACGCCGCCGCCTGCGG GACCGTCATCCCCGATACTGAAAGCTCAGTTGACGAACAAACCATCTGTAGAAGTGAAACCGCCAGTCTCGCAAGCGCAG TCGGTGCATCAGGCGTCGTCTGCGCCTGCGCATCCGCAGTTGTCGCAGGCTCTGGAGGCGGGTAGTGGGGGTGGCGCGGGGGTGGGGGGTGTCCCGGGGGTGTCGGGGGCGGCGGGGGGCAACAACACGTCCCTCATCAAGCACCTACTGGCGCACAAAGTAAGCCCCGCCCCGCACGCGCAA gTCGCTCAACGACAGCAAAATCAACACAGAGGCCCGGCGCCACCCAGCACGGTCGTGGTACCGTCAAATCag CAGCAGGCTATGGACGTGGATCCGGAAACTCTGATCAAATGCACGACGATCACGCCCGGCGGTGTAGCGAGTAGCACGCCCGCTGTCCCAGAGAAG GCTACAAATCCCACCGAAGAGGTGATAG TCCCGAAAGAAGATCCGGTACAGATACAAATGGACGAACAGGCTCAGTTGACAATA AAAACAGCGCAAAATAAAATGCTCGCTGATCTACTGGAGAAAAAATCAAACCCACCAGTGCAAGTGGTACAGATGGCCCAGCAAATCAACGCGCCCACGATACAAATAACTGAGACGGGTCAAATAGTTCAAGTCAAAACAGACGCGACACCGATCATACAGATATCAGACTCCGGTCTAGTGACGCAAGGCAACCAgtattttcaaataaagaacGAGCAGGGACAACTCATTCAGATAAAGAACGAACAAGGTCAAATCATTCAGTTGAAGAGTGACCAACTGCCGCCACAGTTGATACAGTTCAAGAACGAACAGGGTCAGTTGGTTCAGATGAAGAACGAAGGGCCGTTGTTGCCGGCGTTGGTTCCGACGAAGAATGAGAAGGATCAGATGGTCGATACGGTTGTGACGGACCATTCGTATACAGAACCGCCTGCTAAGAAAGTGAAAGTGGAGGATAAGAGAGAG CTGTTTCAGTGCCTGTCGCCGCAAGAGGCCGTGTCCAAGACCGCTGCCAATCTGTACGCGGCGCTAGCGGCCTCCGCGGTACAAGACGAAGAGGATTTG ATGCCACCGAAGCAAGATTCGGTGGAAGCAATACAGCCTTCAGTTTTAATGGCAGGTCCTGGCGACAACGCGTCTGTTATTTTACCAGAATCGATTTTGCAG GTACAACAAGCGGGAATACAAGTACAGCAACCAACGTTACAAGTACAACAGCCAACGTTACAAGTCCAACAACCTACTTTACAAGTCCAAGCCTCTGCAATCCAG GTACAACAACCATTGCAAGTCCAACAGCCAATGTTACAAGTACAGCCCATGGATGTACAAAACATTATCGCTTCACAATCGGGACAGCTTATATTGCaag AGAAGACAATAGCTACCCAGCCGACGCAGTATGTACAACAACCGATGCAGATTATTGCAACGCCGAGCACCTCTCAAG GTTTGAGCTACATAGCGCAGAATTTGCCTGGTAATATGATgcagaaaactataataatagtTCAAGGACCAACTGGCGGTGGACCCTTAACACTGACG GTGAACAACCCAGGCGGGCTGGATGAGGCGACGTTAAACAGTCTTATTGCTCAGGCAACAGAGGCGATAACGCAACAGCAAATTATACAG AACACCGGCGTGATACAATCGGCACAGAGGGTGATTGTAAGTCAGCCCGCGCTAGTGAGCACGTCGCAACCGATCGCTGTGGTCAAAACGGCCATTGCTCAG AATACGCCGCAGATAACGCCAAGTCAGCAACCAATAATAACAACGCAACCGCAGCCGCACAAAGCGCAACTTGTCAACCAACCGCAAGCCCAACAAATTGTCGTCCAAAAACAACCGCCAACACTCATTAGTACGTCGTCTAGCAACCAACTGATGCAGAGCACCCCGCAGTTAATACAAAGCACACCGCAACTAATACAAGGAAATCAACAAATATTGCAGTCAAATCAACAATTGTTACAGACGACTCCGCCCTTGTTACAGTCAAATCAGCCACTATTACAGGGTAATCAACAGCTGTTACAGGCTAATCAACAGTTGATACAGGGTAGCCAGCAACTGATACAAGGTAGCCAGCAAATTATCGCCGTGTCGAACAACCAGCAGATAATAATGAATGCGCCGTTGAAGCAGAACGTTCATAGAGTTGTGCAGCCGCCGAGGAGTCAGACCCCTGTTGCTGCAAGTACGGTCAGCCAAGCGTCGGTGGCTCAGAGTGAACCCAAAAACACTGTCATACAGAGTATAGCG AAAACTCAACCGGTGTTGCGTCAAGTGATCACACGCCAGCCGGTGATGGTTGGCAACACAAAGATCGGTGATAAGGAACTGGTCGTCACTCAGCCGACCGCTGGACCAGAG AAGCCACCGACGCCAAAGCCTCCAAAGCCGACGGTGACGCCGCCGCCGCAGATGTCACAAACTCCTACGCCGACGCCTGCGCAAGCGCCGGCGCACGATGACACTCCCTGGATATGTCACTGGAGGGGATGCGGCaa GTCGTTCAACAACGCGAGTGAGGTGTGGTCCCACTGCGCGCGGCGGCACGcgccgggcggcgcgggcggcgaggCGCCGTGCCTGTGGCTCGACTGCGACCGCGTGCCCAGGCGCACCTTCGCGCTGCTCAACCACCTCTCCGACAAGCACTGCACGCCGCAG GCGCTAAAAGCGATCCACAACTCGCGGCGTCGCGCGGCGCCGGACACGGAGGGCAACAAGCCCGTGTCGCTGGGGTACCCGCCCaacgcggcgctggcggcgctcAACAAACACGCCGCCGACATGTTCAACCCGCGGGAGCTCATG CACAGGGCAGAAAAGAGTCGCACGCCGGAACAATTG GATGAAAACGAAGGCCCTGTAACGAAAAGTATAAGATTGACGGCAGCGCTGATCCTTAGGAATATGGTCATATACTCTAATACTGGGCGAAG acaACTACGCTCTCACGAAGCGCACCTGTCGACGATAGCGTTAAGCAGCGTAGAAGCGTCTCGAACGATTGCGCAAGTGTTGTACGACATGGACCACATATGA
- the LOC115441397 gene encoding AT-rich interactive domain-containing protein 2 isoform X6 — MAKSQINTKSKNYLKDRDVFLKELKQFNESKNIPIRPPVVNGIEIDLYHFYTLVQQRGGIWKVNLNDTWETFLKPLKLPHPCINGSTLLRRIYTTYLEKYERAKGPPGRDDDNDLDEDPRRGRGGGMPRITFGGGTYISASGEALRSGNRAAAPYERLALSLLSPMPNEQDFAVNVCTVLAADDSNRLPLGTTPHILDFLLAHAGVYNHSSLRDTIGRSYAEARGCFPDEFWQKRAGGGGARELADETKFMQPGVEQPDLVVQALAAQHSLADCLAGNDDDDRSLSDKLVEEEVLEDWVTEPSEENQLFAPEFPGGASCVFTQRVIQIASIVRSLSFHEENVQYLAKNTTLIRFLLLCANCWVGSLRQSGLDTLGNVAAELIIKEPATCLISRHVLSTVQAALVCADRARVLAALELLNKLAQNEANEDALLKALEAKVYADVCALLTMRDIMVVVCTLECVYALTSLGDRASEAVARVPGLVNTLVALVTVEAQSYGPRACILMRVVETVSGPQPEREQEQKPTHPHLQSQTPVKQPPEQVQTMTSVPPVTTTSATVTTPAPVTTLQQSHMQQRTVQENEHFAQAWLRSSYEPLPPADNSACDAAELYRQYLACCSKLQRKGVIAPAHFPRLVRTVFGGTVGPNTITTPAGESQQVYIGIRSRNIQNRTPPPAGPSSPILKAQLTNKPSVEVKPPVSQAQSVHQASSAPAHPQLSQALEAGSGGGAGVGGVPGVSGAAGGNNTSLIKHLLAHKVSPAPHAQVAQRQQNQHRGPAPPSTVVVPSNQQQAMDVDPETLIKCTTITPGGVASSTPAVPEKATNPTEEVIVPKEDPVQIQMDEQAQLTIKTAQNKMLADLLEKKSNPPVQVVQMAQQINAPTIQITETGQIVQVKTDATPIIQISDSGLVTQGNQYFQIKNEQGQLIQIKNEQGQIIQLKSDQLPPQLIQFKNEQGQLVQMKNEGPLLPALVPTKNEKDQMVDTVVTDHSYTEPPAKKVKVEDKRELFQCLSPQEAVSKTAANLYAALAASAVQDEEDLMPPKQDSVEAIQPSVLMAGPGDNASVILPESILQVQQAGIQVQQPTLQVQQPTLQVQQPTLQVQASAIQVQQPLQVQQPMLQVQPMDVQNIIASQSGQLILQEKTIATQPTQYVQQPMQIIATPSTSQGLSYIAQNLPGNMMQKTIIIVQGPTGGGPLTLTVNNPGGLDEATLNSLIAQATEAITQQQIIQNTGVIQSAQRVIVSQPALVSTSQPIAVVKTAIAQNTPQITPSQQPIITTQPQPHKAQLVNQPQAQQIVVQKQPPTLISTSSSNQLMQSTPQLIQSTPQLIQGNQQILQSNQQLLQTTPPLLQSNQPLLQGNQQLLQANQQLIQGSQQLIQGSQQIIAVSNNQQIIMNAPLKQNVHRVVQPPRSQTPVAASTVSQASVAQSEPKNTVIQSIAKTQPVLRQVITRQPVMVGNTKIGDKELVVTQPTAGPEKPPTPKPPKPTVTPPPQMSQTPTPTPAQAPAHDDTPWICHWRGCGKSFNNASEVWSHCARRHAPGGAGGEAPCLWLDCDRVPRRTFALLNHLSDKHCTPQALKAIHNSRRRAAPDTEGNKPVSLGYPPNAALAALNKHAADMFNPRELMVSCDENEGPVTKSIRLTAALILRNMVIYSNTGRRQLRSHEAHLSTIALSSVEASRTIAQVLYDMDHI; from the exons gtGAACCTAAATGACACTTGGGAGACATTTTTAAAACCACTGAAACTTCCGCATCCTTGCATCAATGGTTCTACGTTATTGAGAAGGATATATACAACCTATTTGGAGAA atatgaaCGTGCGAAAGGGCCGCCAGGCAGAGATGACGACAATGACCTCGACGAGGACCCGAGGCGCGGGCGTGGCGGTGGAATGCCCAGAATTACCTTTGGTGGTGGTACATATATTTCAG cATCAGGCGAAGCGCTACGTTCGGGTAATCGTGCAGCAGCGCCATACGAAAGATTGGCTCTTTCACTGCTCTCTCCGATGCCCAACGAACAAGACTTTGCGGTTAATGTGTGTACAGTGCTCGCTGCTGACGATTCCAACAGGCTGCCTCTTGGCACCACACCGCATATATTGGACTTTTTGCTAGCTCATGCTGGTGTTTATAATCACT CAAGTCTACGTGACACGATAGGCCGTTCTTACGCCGAAGCTCGCGGTTGCTTCCCCGATGAGTTCTGGCAGAAGCGTGCAGGAGGAGGTGGTGCTAGGGAACTGGCAGACGAGACCAAATTCATGCAGCCAGGAGTGGAGCAGCCCGACTTGGTGGTACAGGCGCTTGCTGCTCAGCACTCGTTGGCCGACTGTCTCGCAGGAAATGATGACGATGATCGGTCACTTAGTGATAAACTTGTTGAAGAG gaGGTGTTAGAAGATTGGGTGACGGAACCATCTGAGGAAAACCAGCTGTTTGCTCCAGAATTTCCCGGTGGAGCCTCGTGCGTGTTCACTCAGAGGGTCATACAGATCGCGTCTATAGTCAGGTCACTCTCCTTCCACGAGGAGAATGTGCAGTATCTTGCCAAGAACACGACACTTATTAG gtTTTTGCTCCTCTGTGCAAATTGTTGGGTTGGCTCACTACGGCAGTCTGGATTGGATACACTTGGGAATGTAGCTGCAGAGCTTATTATAAAG GAGCCGGCGACGTGCCTGATCTCGCGGCACGTGCTGTCGACGGTGCAGGCGGCGCTGGTGTGCGCGGACCGCGCGCGCGTGCTGGCGGCGCTGGAGCTGCTCAACAAGCTCGCGCAGAACGAGGCCAACGAGGACGCGCTGCTCAAGGCGCTGGAGGCCAAG GTGTACGCGGACGTGTGCGCGCTGCTGACAATGCGCGACATCATGGTGGTGGTGTGCACGCTGGAGTGCGTGTACGCGCTGACGTCGCTGGGCGACCGCGCGAGCGAGGCGGTGGCGCGCGTGCCCGGCCTCGTCAACACGCTCGTCGCGCTCGTCACCGTCGAG GCTCAGAGCTACGGGCCCCGCGCGTGCATACTGATGCGTGTAGTGGAGACGGTCAGCGGGCCGCAGCCCGAGCGAGAGCAGGAGCAGAAACCGACGCACCCTCATCTACAG AGCCAGACGCCAGTGAAGCAGCCGCCGGAGCAGGTGCAGACGATGACGTCGGTGCCGCCCGTCACCACCACCAGCGCCACCGTCACCACGCCCGCGCCCGTCACCACGCTGCAACAGTCGCACATGCAACAGAGGACTGTGCAG GAGAACGAGCACTTTGCGCAAGCGTGGCTGCGGTCGAGCTACGAGCCGCTGCCGCCGGCCGACAACAGCGCGTGCGACGCCGCCGAGCTGTACCGCCAGTACCTCGCCTGCTGCTCCAAGCTGCAGAGGAAGGGCGTCATTGCGCCCGCGCACTTCCCGAGACTCGTCAG GACGGTATTTGGCGGTACAGTCGGCCCGAATACAATCACTACGCCGGCGGGAGAGAGTCAACAGGTGTATATCGGGATCAGATCGAGAAATATACAGAATAGAACGCCGCCGCCTGCGG GACCGTCATCCCCGATACTGAAAGCTCAGTTGACGAACAAACCATCTGTAGAAGTGAAACCGCCAGTCTCGCAAGCGCAG TCGGTGCATCAGGCGTCGTCTGCGCCTGCGCATCCGCAGTTGTCGCAGGCTCTGGAGGCGGGTAGTGGGGGTGGCGCGGGGGTGGGGGGTGTCCCGGGGGTGTCGGGGGCGGCGGGGGGCAACAACACGTCCCTCATCAAGCACCTACTGGCGCACAAAGTAAGCCCCGCCCCGCACGCGCAA gTCGCTCAACGACAGCAAAATCAACACAGAGGCCCGGCGCCACCCAGCACGGTCGTGGTACCGTCAAATCag CAGCAGGCTATGGACGTGGATCCGGAAACTCTGATCAAATGCACGACGATCACGCCCGGCGGTGTAGCGAGTAGCACGCCCGCTGTCCCAGAGAAG GCTACAAATCCCACCGAAGAGGTGATAG TCCCGAAAGAAGATCCGGTACAGATACAAATGGACGAACAGGCTCAGTTGACAATA AAAACAGCGCAAAATAAAATGCTCGCTGATCTACTGGAGAAAAAATCAAACCCACCAGTGCAAGTGGTACAGATGGCCCAGCAAATCAACGCGCCCACGATACAAATAACTGAGACGGGTCAAATAGTTCAAGTCAAAACAGACGCGACACCGATCATACAGATATCAGACTCCGGTCTAGTGACGCAAGGCAACCAgtattttcaaataaagaacGAGCAGGGACAACTCATTCAGATAAAGAACGAACAAGGTCAAATCATTCAGTTGAAGAGTGACCAACTGCCGCCACAGTTGATACAGTTCAAGAACGAACAGGGTCAGTTGGTTCAGATGAAGAACGAAGGGCCGTTGTTGCCGGCGTTGGTTCCGACGAAGAATGAGAAGGATCAGATGGTCGATACGGTTGTGACGGACCATTCGTATACAGAACCGCCTGCTAAGAAAGTGAAAGTGGAGGATAAGAGAGAG CTGTTTCAGTGCCTGTCGCCGCAAGAGGCCGTGTCCAAGACCGCTGCCAATCTGTACGCGGCGCTAGCGGCCTCCGCGGTACAAGACGAAGAGGATTTG ATGCCACCGAAGCAAGATTCGGTGGAAGCAATACAGCCTTCAGTTTTAATGGCAGGTCCTGGCGACAACGCGTCTGTTATTTTACCAGAATCGATTTTGCAG GTACAACAAGCGGGAATACAAGTACAGCAACCAACGTTACAAGTACAACAGCCAACGTTACAAGTCCAACAACCTACTTTACAAGTCCAAGCCTCTGCAATCCAG GTACAACAACCATTGCAAGTCCAACAGCCAATGTTACAAGTACAGCCCATGGATGTACAAAACATTATCGCTTCACAATCGGGACAGCTTATATTGCaag AGAAGACAATAGCTACCCAGCCGACGCAGTATGTACAACAACCGATGCAGATTATTGCAACGCCGAGCACCTCTCAAG GTTTGAGCTACATAGCGCAGAATTTGCCTGGTAATATGATgcagaaaactataataatagtTCAAGGACCAACTGGCGGTGGACCCTTAACACTGACG GTGAACAACCCAGGCGGGCTGGATGAGGCGACGTTAAACAGTCTTATTGCTCAGGCAACAGAGGCGATAACGCAACAGCAAATTATACAG AACACCGGCGTGATACAATCGGCACAGAGGGTGATTGTAAGTCAGCCCGCGCTAGTGAGCACGTCGCAACCGATCGCTGTGGTCAAAACGGCCATTGCTCAG AATACGCCGCAGATAACGCCAAGTCAGCAACCAATAATAACAACGCAACCGCAGCCGCACAAAGCGCAACTTGTCAACCAACCGCAAGCCCAACAAATTGTCGTCCAAAAACAACCGCCAACACTCATTAGTACGTCGTCTAGCAACCAACTGATGCAGAGCACCCCGCAGTTAATACAAAGCACACCGCAACTAATACAAGGAAATCAACAAATATTGCAGTCAAATCAACAATTGTTACAGACGACTCCGCCCTTGTTACAGTCAAATCAGCCACTATTACAGGGTAATCAACAGCTGTTACAGGCTAATCAACAGTTGATACAGGGTAGCCAGCAACTGATACAAGGTAGCCAGCAAATTATCGCCGTGTCGAACAACCAGCAGATAATAATGAATGCGCCGTTGAAGCAGAACGTTCATAGAGTTGTGCAGCCGCCGAGGAGTCAGACCCCTGTTGCTGCAAGTACGGTCAGCCAAGCGTCGGTGGCTCAGAGTGAACCCAAAAACACTGTCATACAGAGTATAGCG AAAACTCAACCGGTGTTGCGTCAAGTGATCACACGCCAGCCGGTGATGGTTGGCAACACAAAGATCGGTGATAAGGAACTGGTCGTCACTCAGCCGACCGCTGGACCAGAG AAGCCACCGACGCCAAAGCCTCCAAAGCCGACGGTGACGCCGCCGCCGCAGATGTCACAAACTCCTACGCCGACGCCTGCGCAAGCGCCGGCGCACGATGACACTCCCTGGATATGTCACTGGAGGGGATGCGGCaa GTCGTTCAACAACGCGAGTGAGGTGTGGTCCCACTGCGCGCGGCGGCACGcgccgggcggcgcgggcggcgaggCGCCGTGCCTGTGGCTCGACTGCGACCGCGTGCCCAGGCGCACCTTCGCGCTGCTCAACCACCTCTCCGACAAGCACTGCACGCCGCAG GCGCTAAAAGCGATCCACAACTCGCGGCGTCGCGCGGCGCCGGACACGGAGGGCAACAAGCCCGTGTCGCTGGGGTACCCGCCCaacgcggcgctggcggcgctcAACAAACACGCCGCCGACATGTTCAACCCGCGGGAGCTCATGGTAAGTTGT GATGAAAACGAAGGCCCTGTAACGAAAAGTATAAGATTGACGGCAGCGCTGATCCTTAGGAATATGGTCATATACTCTAATACTGGGCGAAG acaACTACGCTCTCACGAAGCGCACCTGTCGACGATAGCGTTAAGCAGCGTAGAAGCGTCTCGAACGATTGCGCAAGTGTTGTACGACATGGACCACATATGA